Proteins encoded together in one Citromicrobium bathyomarinum window:
- the dnaN gene encoding DNA polymerase III subunit beta — protein MKATIERATLLRCLSHVQSVVERRNTIPILSNVLIDADAGGGVKVMATDLDLQVVETMTAASVESAGAITVSAHLLFDIARKLPDGSQVSLETADNRMVVKAGRSRFQLPTLPRDDFPVIVEGELPTSFELPARELAEMIDRTRFAISTEETRYYLNGIFLHVSDEARPVLKAAATDGHRLARYTLDRPEGAEGMPDVIVPRKAVGELRKLLEEALDSNVQIDLSASKIRFALGGEGGVVLTSKLIDGTFPDYSRVIPTGNDKLLRLDPKAFFQGVDRVATIATEKTRAVKMGLDEDKVTLSVTSPDNGTAAEEIAAEYKAEGFEIGFNANYLKDILGQIDSDTVELHLADAGAPTLIRRDENSPALYVLMPMRV, from the coding sequence ATGAAGGCCACCATCGAACGCGCCACGCTGCTCCGCTGCCTGTCCCACGTGCAGTCCGTGGTGGAGCGCCGCAACACGATCCCGATCCTCAGCAACGTGCTGATCGACGCCGACGCAGGCGGCGGCGTGAAGGTGATGGCGACCGACCTCGACCTGCAGGTGGTCGAAACCATGACCGCCGCGAGCGTCGAAAGCGCCGGTGCGATCACCGTCTCCGCCCACCTGCTGTTCGACATCGCGCGCAAGCTGCCCGATGGCAGCCAGGTCAGCCTGGAAACCGCCGACAACCGCATGGTGGTGAAGGCCGGGCGCAGCCGCTTCCAGCTGCCCACCCTGCCGCGCGACGACTTCCCGGTGATCGTCGAGGGCGAGCTGCCGACCAGTTTCGAGCTGCCCGCGCGCGAGCTGGCCGAGATGATCGACCGCACCCGTTTCGCGATCAGCACCGAGGAAACGCGCTACTACCTGAACGGTATCTTCCTGCACGTGTCGGACGAGGCGCGCCCGGTCCTGAAGGCCGCGGCGACCGACGGCCACCGGCTGGCGCGCTACACGCTCGACCGGCCCGAAGGCGCGGAAGGCATGCCCGACGTGATCGTCCCGCGCAAAGCGGTCGGCGAACTGCGCAAGCTGCTTGAAGAAGCACTCGATTCAAACGTCCAGATCGACCTTTCGGCGAGCAAGATCCGCTTCGCGCTGGGCGGCGAGGGCGGGGTGGTCCTGACCAGCAAGCTGATCGACGGCACCTTCCCCGATTACAGCCGCGTGATTCCCACCGGCAATGACAAGCTGCTCAGGCTCGACCCCAAGGCCTTTTTCCAGGGCGTCGACCGTGTCGCGACCATCGCCACGGAAAAGACCCGTGCGGTCAAGATGGGGCTGGACGAGGACAAGGTGACCCTGTCGGTCACCAGTCCCGACAACGGCACGGCAGCCGAAGAGATCGCCGCCGAGTACAAGGCCGAAGGGTTCGAGATCGGCTTCAACGCCAACTACCTGAAGGATATCCTCGGCCAGATCGACAGCGACACGGTGGAACTCCACCTCGCCGATGCGGGTGCTCCCACGTTGATCCGTCGGGACGAGAACAGCCCGGCGCTGTACGTCCTGATGCCGATGCGGGTGTAG
- the fabG gene encoding 3-oxoacyl-[acyl-carrier-protein] reductase, with protein MFSLEGKTALVTGASGGIGSAIARALASQGARLALSGSNGDKLRAFRDQLNDEYAHDSGAHVEITCDLSNSTSVEELIPATIDTLGKVDILVNNAGITRDNLAMRMKDDEWDQVIRINLEAAFRLMRAAARPMMKARHGRIISITSVVGATGNPGQMNYSAAKAGLTGMSKSLAQELATRGITVNCVAPGFIRTAMTDALDDKQKAAIEARIPAGRMGEGDEIGAAVAYLASDEAAYVTGQTLHVNGGMAMLG; from the coding sequence ATGTTCTCACTTGAAGGAAAGACCGCGCTGGTCACCGGCGCAAGCGGCGGGATCGGTTCGGCGATCGCCCGTGCCCTCGCATCGCAGGGCGCGCGCCTTGCGCTGTCGGGCTCCAACGGCGACAAGCTGCGCGCGTTTCGCGACCAGCTCAACGACGAATACGCGCATGATAGCGGCGCGCATGTCGAGATCACCTGCGACCTGTCCAATTCGACCAGTGTCGAGGAACTGATCCCCGCGACGATCGACACGCTCGGCAAGGTCGACATCCTGGTAAACAATGCCGGGATCACGCGAGACAATCTCGCCATGCGGATGAAGGATGACGAGTGGGATCAGGTGATCCGGATCAATCTGGAAGCCGCCTTCCGCCTGATGCGCGCCGCCGCGCGCCCGATGATGAAGGCGCGTCATGGCCGGATCATCTCGATCACCAGCGTCGTGGGCGCGACGGGCAATCCCGGGCAGATGAACTACTCGGCGGCCAAGGCCGGCCTGACGGGCATGTCGAAAAGCCTTGCGCAGGAACTCGCCACCCGGGGAATCACCGTCAACTGCGTTGCCCCCGGATTCATCCGCACCGCGATGACCGATGCGCTGGACGACAAGCAGAAGGCGGCCATCGAAGCGCGCATTCCGGCGGGCCGCATGGGCGAAGGCGACGAAATCGGCGCTGCCGTGGCCTACCTTGCCAGCGACGAAGCAGCCTACGTCACCGGGCAGACGCTGCACGTCAATGGCGGGATGGCGATGCTCGGCTAG